One genomic segment of Arthrobacter sp. Marseille-P9274 includes these proteins:
- a CDS encoding urease subunit gamma, which produces MHLTPREQEKLMIVVAADLARRRQQRGLRLNHPEAVALITYELIEGARDGRTVADLMSYGATILGRGDVMDGVAEMIADVQVEATFPDGTKLVTVHNPIR; this is translated from the coding sequence ATGCATTTAACGCCCCGTGAGCAAGAGAAACTCATGATTGTGGTCGCGGCCGACCTGGCCCGCAGACGCCAGCAGCGCGGCCTGAGACTGAACCACCCCGAGGCAGTCGCCTTGATCACCTACGAACTGATCGAGGGCGCCCGGGACGGCCGGACCGTGGCAGACCTGATGAGCTACGGCGCCACCATCCTCGGCCGTGGCGACGTGATGGACGGCGTGGCCGAAATGATCGCCGACGTGCAGGTCGAGGCCACATTCCCCGACGGCACCAAGCTAGTCACCGTCCACAACCCGATCCGCTGA
- a CDS encoding enoyl-CoA hydratase/isomerase family protein codes for MDTNEILLQRRGRVGHILLNRPKAINALNDAMITAITAALGDWETDDGVATVLISGAGERGLCAGGDIVAIYKHVQAGASKEIFWEDEYRMNSYISRYPKPVVSLMDGVVLGGGIGVSAHASHRVVTERSTVGMPETRIGFIPDVGGCFLYSRAPGELGTHLALTAGTGNGADAIKLGLADFYVDSADLPALAEALAEAPADEAIARFAHTEVPPSDLARDRRWIDDCYQYDDAEQILEALQSSAEPKAREAAVELAAKSPTSVKLTLEALRRARGMATLEEVLDQDYRLGIRLLHAPDFAEGVRAQVIDKDRNPRWNPATLADVDRATVESYFADLGEDELGLSEAAVAVGETGLG; via the coding sequence GTGGACACGAACGAGATTCTGCTGCAGCGCCGCGGCCGCGTCGGGCACATCCTCCTGAACCGGCCCAAAGCGATCAACGCCCTCAACGACGCCATGATCACGGCTATTACGGCGGCGCTTGGAGACTGGGAAACGGACGACGGCGTCGCCACGGTCCTCATCTCGGGTGCGGGGGAGAGGGGCCTCTGCGCGGGCGGCGACATCGTCGCCATCTACAAGCACGTGCAGGCCGGCGCGTCCAAGGAGATCTTCTGGGAGGACGAGTACCGGATGAACTCGTACATCTCCCGCTATCCCAAGCCCGTCGTGTCACTGATGGATGGCGTGGTGCTCGGCGGCGGCATCGGCGTCTCCGCGCACGCCTCGCACCGGGTGGTCACCGAGCGGTCCACGGTCGGCATGCCGGAGACCCGGATCGGTTTCATCCCCGACGTCGGCGGCTGCTTCCTCTACTCGCGCGCGCCGGGCGAACTCGGAACCCACCTCGCCCTCACCGCAGGCACCGGCAACGGAGCCGATGCCATCAAGCTGGGCCTGGCCGACTTCTACGTGGATAGCGCAGACCTGCCGGCCCTGGCGGAGGCGCTCGCCGAAGCCCCCGCGGACGAAGCCATTGCCCGCTTCGCCCACACGGAGGTCCCGCCGTCGGACCTGGCCAGGGACCGCCGCTGGATCGATGACTGCTACCAGTACGACGACGCGGAACAGATCCTCGAGGCACTGCAGTCCAGTGCCGAACCCAAGGCGCGGGAGGCCGCCGTCGAACTCGCCGCGAAATCGCCCACCTCGGTGAAGCTCACGCTCGAAGCCCTCCGCCGCGCCCGCGGCATGGCCACGCTCGAGGAGGTGCTGGACCAGGACTACCGGCTCGGCATCCGCCTGCTGCATGCGCCCGACTTCGCCGAAGGCGTGCGTGCGCAGGTCATCGACAAGGACCGCAACCCGCGCTGGAATCCCGCCACCTTGGCCGACGTGGACCGCGCTACCGTCGAGTCCTACTTCGCCGACCTCGGCGAAGACGAACTCGGACTGAGCGAGGCAGCGGTGGCCGTCGGGGAAACGGGCCTGGGCTAG
- a CDS encoding SRPBCC family protein, giving the protein MARTDSASQVIAAPPARVFAALTDPESLAAWLPPEGMTGRFERYDARPGGSYRLVLTYADGSTAAGKATSDTDIVEARFVEIVPGVRMVQAVDFVSDDPAYAGTMTMTWEVSAADSGTRVEIRAEDVPAGISAEDHAAGLASSLANLAAYLER; this is encoded by the coding sequence ATGGCACGGACGGACAGCGCCTCACAGGTTATTGCGGCTCCACCGGCGCGGGTCTTCGCCGCGCTCACCGACCCGGAGTCGCTCGCGGCGTGGCTGCCGCCGGAGGGCATGACCGGCAGGTTCGAGCGGTACGATGCCCGGCCGGGCGGCTCCTACCGGCTGGTCCTCACGTATGCGGACGGGTCGACGGCGGCGGGCAAGGCCACGAGCGACACGGACATCGTCGAAGCCCGCTTCGTCGAGATCGTTCCGGGCGTCCGCATGGTGCAGGCCGTCGACTTCGTGTCGGATGATCCGGCCTACGCCGGGACCATGACGATGACGTGGGAGGTTTCAGCAGCCGACTCCGGAACACGGGTGGAGATCCGCGCCGAGGATGTCCCTGCCGGAATTTCGGCCGAGGACCATGCGGCCGGGCTGGCCTCGTCGCTGGCCAATCTGGCTGCGTACCTGGAACGGTAG